In Erythrolamprus reginae isolate rEryReg1 chromosome 9, rEryReg1.hap1, whole genome shotgun sequence, the genomic window aggaaggaagagaaaggaaggaaggaagagaaaggaaggaagagaaaggaaggaagagaaagaaaggaaggaaggaagagaaaagaaaggaagaaagagaaaggaaggaagagaaaggaaggaaggaagagaaagaaaggaaggaagagaaagaaaggaaggaagagaaaggaaggaagagaaagaaaggaaggaaggaagaaagagaaaggaaggaaggaagagaaaggaaggaaggaagagaaagaaaggaaggaagagaaagaaagaaagaaagagaaagaaaggaaggaaggaagagaaagaaaggaaggaagagaaagaaagaaagaaagaaagaaagaaagaaagaaagaaagaaagaaagaaagaaagaaagaaaggtggaacTTAAGGAAATGGGTGCTCAGGAGCCCCCATCTGTAAATCGAATGAGTGCACAGAAccagaggaggggaagaagaggaggtcacaGTTGGTATGGATGGGGAAGTCACCCAAATGAAGCCCATAATGGAtccagcttggggggggggcagagaggaaaacacacacacacacaccaccaggGGCTGATGTTCTGCCTTTCAGGGACGTCGCTGCCATCACAGGACGGGGCAGCCGAGGGAGACCACTCCGAGGGTCTCTCCTGCACAACGTCTGCAGCAGGACCTCTCTCAGGCtttggaaccccccccccccccaagcaaccAGGCCCTCTTTCCAGCACAGACACACTACCCAGGCTGGGAGATGGGCTGGCGTTATGACCTGGCGTTGAACCTCTTTGGCGGGGGGGGGAGCTCAGGAGAGGGGCTTGGGAGGCCCCCCCCCAGAAGCCATGAGCCACGCAGGGTCCTGTGCCCACCTGAAGCATGGAGGCTCTCCTGCAGGGGGGAGACCTTGCTGccttcccctgccctcccccaGGAAGGATGGAGGTGGCCCCTGCCCAGGGGGTGCCTTCTGGGCTGGGGGGGGATTCCTGGCAGAGATCCCTTTGGGTCAGAGAGTGCGAAGCCTAGGGGGGGAGTGGAGGGGGCATGGTTTTCCCTCACCCACCACAACTCCCAATCCCAGGACGCAAAGACCAGAGAGACCCTTTTGGTTTCCTTAGAAAAAGAACCTTTATAAtaaggtttattattattattattataatattattattattaacttttagAAAAAATAGATATAAAGTAAGAAAAATGTTTCTGCACAGCAGAAAACGACGGGCAAGGCCTCTGAGGGCCCTCCGTTTGTGCAAACAGTTCAAGTGTGTAAACATGGGTAGTCAAGTGTTCGATTTCAGTGGAACTGCTACAGAATTGAGATGCGCTCATGTCGGTGCCCAGGCTTGGAGAACAATCCGGCCAGGGGGCTCCGTCACGTCTTCCCATAGCGCCACAAGGCCCAGCGCCACAGGGGGGCTCCGTGCCCCCTGCCATCTGCCACTGCGGGGCCTCTGTTTCTCCCACGAGCGGTTCCCCGGATTGCACACCCGCCAGGTGCTACTTCCAGCGCAGAGACCCCtgccctgcctcctcctcctgtcctgGTCTCCGGGGCATCCAGGGGCGCGATGCTCCCCCCCTCTCACAATTTGAAGGGAAGGACTCCAGGTAATTCTTCAGGACCGGGTTGAGCGGGATGTGCGGCAAATTCTCCCTCCCAACAGTGGCCACAATGTTCTTGCGGCAGAGGTCCTGCAGTGACCGCAGGCGCTCCTTGTGCAGTGGCGCCACCAGGACCTTCCGGGGCGAGTGGACGTAATGTTCCAGCAGCTGGAAGAGGCAGCTGAAGACCTCCTTGCTGCCCTCCAGGCTGAAGCGANNNNNNNNNNNNNNNNNNNNNNNNNNNNNNNNNNNNNNNNNNNNNNNNNNNNNNNNNNNNNNNNNNNNNNNNNNNNNNNNNNNNNNNNNNNNNNNNNNNNNNNNNNNNNNNNNNNNNNNNNNNNNNNNNNNNNNNNNNNNNNNNNNNNNNNNNNNNNNNNNNNNNNNNNNNNNNNNNNNNNNNNNNNNNNNNNNNNNNNNAAGTGACCCCCTCTGCCCAACGGCTGCCCCGACTTCCCTTCTTTCTCAGACCTCTCTTGGCCTTTGGCAGTGGGAGCTGGTCCCCTGCCCTACGGCCagcccccatcacccccaccgaGGGGCTTCCCAAGGCTGCGGCTGCTCCAGGGGGCAGGGGTTACTGCGGCCAGCCCCCATCTCCGAAGCCCTCGGCTGATGGTCAGGGCAGCTTGTTTCACTGGaccaaacgggggggggggggggggccaggGGAGCCCTGGTGGGCGGTGGGGGCTGGGCCCTTACCTTCCCCGTCTGTGCCGTGTCTGCTTCGGTTAATTTCCAGGCGTTCTTCCCGTCCGGCGCCTTCTGAGCCAGGCCCAGGTTGTTCTGCCCCGGGGACGTCTCCGTGTCACTGCTGTAGGTCAAGGAGGGTCTCAGCTGCCTGCCAGGCCCCTGTGCCACGCGTGAAGCCGCTTGGTGCAGCCCTGTTGCCCCGTCCAGAgccctctgcgcatgcccagagcaGACCGGCCCCTGCAGCCAGCCCATTCCCCCGGCCTCCAGAACAGCAGGAGCTACTGGGAAGCAGGCCCTGCCCACTGAAAGGGAGGCTGCCCCCCTCGGAGACTTCCCGGGGCAGGGAGGGCAGGAAAAACCGGGCCAAAGACTGGTCGGGAATCCCCTCCCTGTGCTAGAGCAGAGGGACAGaaaagactcccccccccccatgagacCCGCTGGCCTGCAGCTGAAGGGCCCCTGGTGGGGTGAAGGCACCTGCTGatggcaaggaaggaaggggcagaaaattgggggggggagtttttcCCAGCTTAGGTGACACGTAAAGTGTGAGCAAAGCACCTGGAcgtagccccccctcccccggggccCCTCGCCTTGCCCACCTCCTCATTTGGGCCGTGTTTTCGCTGACCAGGACCCCGTTCTCCAGCAGCTTCTCCTCCTTTGGGGCCAGGCTGGGGGTCCCtgcagggaggaagaggagggcagGGGAGAGTGGGTGCAGGAAAGGAAATGGCCTAAGCGAAGGAGGGACTTCCCGGACCGCCTGCCCCACACTCTGCCCGGGGGTGGGGGCACTGTCCGCAAATATTTAAGGACGGGAGCTGTTCACACACAACACAGCCACTTAGATAAGACGCAGACCCTCCGTCTCTGGTCAAACAGCCGGGAAAGGACCGACCAGAAACCCGCGAGAGCAGCCCAGGAAGCCGCCAGGGCAGAGAGAGAGGACGGAGCCCCCAGCGCTCAGCCCCCCCACCCAGGGGGCATCGAGGGGCAACATCTGCCCAGCGGTCCCTCCGATCTCAGCGGCCCAAGAGGGGGCGGTGGCGCAGGGGCAGGAGGGCCCCATACAACAGTGGGGCACCCGCGTCCTTGCCTTCGCCAGCCGCGTTGGGGTCGGCCCCGGCATACGTGCGCAGGAACTCCGCGAAGGCCCTGTCCTGCTTCAGCAGCTCCTGGTACGACCCCATCTCGGAGATCCTCCCTCCGGACAGCACGACGATGGTGTCCATCAGGGGCAGGTAGCTGACCCCGTGCGTCACCAGGATCCGcgtctgggagggagggagggaagttggAGGCAAAAGCGGGGCTCCACCCCCGTCCTTTGAGCTCCCAGGGGGCTGCACAAAGACCCCCCTCCCCCGAGggctccccacccccccaccttGCTTCTCAGGAGCCCCCTCGGCCCGATGACTTTGTCGAAGAGGTGCTTCCCGACGTGGGCATCCACGGCCGACAAGGGGGTCGTCCAGCAGGTAAATGTCGGTGTCGGCGTAGACGGCCCGGGCCAGGCTGACCCTCTGCTTCTGGCCGCCCGAGAGGTTCACCCCCTGCGGGAGGGAGAGCAGCGCCCTCAGGGCTGGGCAGGCggaagggggtggggagggaaagggCGCCACCCAGCGATTCCAGGCCGGGGGTCTGGAGAAGGCGGACAAAGCACCTTCTCTCCGATCTCCGTCTGGTCTCCGGAAGGGAGGAGCTCCAGGTCGGGCAGCAGCGCGCAGGCCTCCACCACCCGCCGGTAAAGCCTCCCGTCCAGCTGCCGGCCAAAGAGGATGTTCTCCCTCAAGGTGGCGTTCTGGATCCAGGCCTGCTGGGGGACGAAGGCCACGGAGCCCTGTCGGGACGAGACCAGCACGGCCCCTTCAACTTCCCCTCCTgggcagccccccctcccccggcccCCTGTGGCTgccctgagacccccaggggggggaAGCCCCCCCCGCAAGGGAAGCCCCTTTGGCTGAAGCCCCCTTTGAAAGGAGACCCCCCCTGCCAGTCAATGCCTCAGAGAAGCCCCCCGAGCCACCCCCCACGTACCCGGAGAGAGACGTGCCCCTCCTGCTTCTCCATCTCTCCCAGCAGGGCCGAGAGGAGGGAGGACTTGCCACAGCCCACCTGGCCCACCACGGCCACCAGGGAAGCGTCTGGGATGGCCAGGTTGATGCTGGAAGGAAAGGAACCCCCACGTCAGCCTTCGTCCCTGGGGGGCCACGGAGGAATGTCCAAAGGGCCAAGCAGCTGGGGGAGCAAGGGGTGACCTCCAGGGCCTTACCTGGTCAGCAGGGGGGGCTCCGTCCGTGACCAGCTGAAGGAGGCGCTCTTCACACTGACGCTGTGGCTGCCCCCTGGCCAGGGGCAAAAGGATCGTGAGGGGCCGgcacaagcccccccccccgcctgccacCCTCTGGCCCTCTTTGACCATGACTGGCTGCTTAGGTTATGCCCCTGCAAACTGCACCCCCACACCTGTCCAGAGAGAGACACACTGTAGGTGGACAGATAGTTGTAATTCTTAGTTAGGAAGGAAGATGAGACCGATAGAAGGGGCCCTTGAGCAGGACGGAGGTGGGGACCCCCTGGGCCTCTCCAAGGGGCTCCCCTtctgccttcccccgcccaccctcccCCTGCAGACCCCCCAATGCCAACCCAGCTGAACAACACAGATGCTGCAGGTGTCCGAGGAtttcaattgggggggggggtccggcCGCTGCACTCAACTGAGGGAGCTCCACTCACCGCTCCTGAGGGTCCCTCGGGTGACGCTGTCGGGGTCCAGCTCTTCGTGGGACAGGAAGACCCGGAGGCGCTTCAGGGAGACGCTGGCCTGGACCCCCCAAAACACAGGCCTCCCCTGAGCACTTGGCCCGGACACTCTGGACcaacgggggtgggggtgggtgggaagcgtGGCTGCCCTCCCCGGGATGGCAGGGACCCCCCCCCCTGTGCTGGGACCCCCCCCACCCAGGGAGGACTCGGCCTCTCTTCCCCCCTGCTGACCCCTGGCCGGAGCCTCTCACTTGCACAATGCTGCTGACCACCATGGGGAGGATGTTGAGGGGGAAGCGCAGGATGTTGAAGAGCGCCAGGGACACAAAGGCCTTCTGGGCGTCCAGGACGTTCTTCTCCGAGACGGACACGTAAACGGCGAAGGTGGACAAAGCAACCTGGGAAGAAGCAGGCCGGGCAGAGTGACCCCCGGGGGAGGCGGTCCCTGGCCAGGGGGGACGCCCCCAGGGAGGCCCCGGGGAGGCTCACCAGGAAGGGGGCGCAGACCCAGGTGAAGGTGCCGATGGCCGCCAGGTAGGCCGACTTCTTCAGCACCTGCAGCTCCTCCTGCCGGATGACCAGCACCTTCCGCTTGAAGGCCAGTTCCCAGGCGTAGAGCTTCAGCACCCGGATGCCGCTCAGGATCTCGTGCATCAGCTTCAGGCGGCTGTCCTTGCTCTTCATGTGGGCCACCTGCGAGCAGCCCCCGGAGCCCGTCAGGCGACCCTCACACAGCTCCCCCCACGCACTGGACCCCCGAGGAGCCTGGCCCTCCCCCCGCCCTCCCTCTGGCCCTCACAGCGCGCAGCCGATTCCCAgtcgggggagggcggggggggaGTGTCACTGGCCttcaccgtatttttcagagtataagatccacctttttcctccctaaaagaggctgataatttgggtgcctcTCGTGCTCTGAATgtggctttttccagccctgaccaGCTGCTAAGGATGACCCCAGCTCTTCCCTGCTTGGAAGCGCCCTCCCGGTCACTCTGGGCAAAGAGTGTTTCCCAAGCCCTGAGTCCTTGCAGGGGTTTTTCCCACTGCTCTCGCTGGCCTGCAGGCCCTTCCGCGGTCACTCTCTCCGAATGAAGTTTCCttccagccccaaccaggggataaaatcatGTGCTGGCTGAGGACGCCAGGGGCCTGGGGGGGAGCGGATCCTTCCCCTATTTCCCGCCCAGACTAAGGGGCCCCTCATACTCTGAGAAATACGGTAGTTGTTCTTGTACTTAAAGGGGGGAACCGAGGGGTCTCAGGCAGCATTGCTCGACTTCAGGGACTTTGTCGGGAGGGGTCTGCACAGGTTGGGAAGCAGGTCAGCCCCCACGGCCCCCTGGGGGAGACCCCGGCCCCTCCCGCCCACGACGTGAGCCCCACAGCAGAGCCCCCACCTGGTAGGTCTTGGTCTTCATGGCGATCACCGCGTTCACGGGCACCAGGAGCAGCATCACCGCCACTCCGGCCAGCACGGAGGGGCCCAGATTCTGGGGGGGCCGTTGGAGGTGTCAGTCAGTCCCCCCCCTCCTCTGCAGAGCCCagaccccccctccttccccagccccccccccggtACCTGCCACAGCAAGTAGAGGGCCAGCATCACTTGGAAGGGGGCTGACCAGACCATGTTGATGTAGGTGGCCAGGTCCATGAAGCGCTGGGCGTCCACGGACATCAGGTTGACGATCTCCCCCACCGTGGATGTCTTCCGGGCCGAGTTGCTGATGACCAGGGCCTGGGCGGCAGAGGCAGggaaatgttggggggggggcttaagcATCAAGGGAGCCCACAGCCAGGAAGGAGCCCAGAACACCAGCCGGACCATGGAAATCTCGCGTGGATTGAAAGCTGGAGGCGGAAAGAAGCCTCCGGAAGGCAGCCTGGAATTCATCATCCCTGCGACaccagatcccccccccctttccttgcctttattttggggaggggggagaattgGGGCAAGGATTTATTCACCTATTCATTCAATCAACCCAACCTCTGTGCCGTCTAACCCCAATGGGACCCTTCGTCCTGATGACATTCTACAACATCTTCAACACGGTTAGCATTAGCCATGATTCAGGGCTCATCTCCGGGCCAGCCTAGAGGGCCAGAGGAGACGGCCCGAGGGAGCCAGGATCACCACCCGGGTCTCTCtttggtggtggtggcggtggtCCCACAACCGAGCCCATCGCAAGTGGTGGAGAAAGAGCCCGATGCCTTCCTGCCCGCAGAGCCTTCTTCAGGAGGGCCTCGGAGGCTTTGGGGGCCAAGCCGCGTCCACgaagggccaccccccacccccacccggcCGATTTCAGGAAAGGCCTCTCCCCAAGCCAGGGTGGGCAAAGACTTTGCTCATGAAACCTGGGGAGGAAATGTCCCTCGGAACCTCCTGCCTCACTgggcccgccctccctccctgcgCTTGTTCCCTCGGGCCTTCCCATCTCCCCCTTACTTAGGGGGGCCCGTCTCCCCGTCCCCTTGTCCGGCCACGGACGGAGACAGCCGGACCGCCCACGCACCTTCCGGTAGATGGCCCCGATGACGGCCGTCTTGAGCCTCATGCCCGTCACGAAGCAGATGTGGAAGTACTGGTGCAGGATCAGCGTCTGCAGGCCGGCCGCCAGGAAGAGGAGGCCGGTGTAGAAGAAGCCCTGCCAGCTGGGGGCGCTCTTGTCGTTGACAAAGTTAATGAGCAGCCTAGgaaggaggaggcggaggcgCTGCGGGAGGGAGCCACTGCTGCCCAGGCTCTGGGACGGGACGACCCAaagttcctcccccccccccctcggctgggACGCTCAGATGCTCTCAGGACAAAAACAACCCCACCTGGAAGGATCAAAGCACCAAAGGGGGCACAAGGGAGAACAGGGCGTGAAAGGCCAGGTTGGACATTTGTACCATGGGtgcgtgggtgggtggggagattCCACGGCTGGAATCCTGAAGTCCCAGGGTGAGTCTGCCCCCCAGGAGGAGCCCCagcaagggaggaaggaagcggCCAAGCCACCGGGCAAgaggggcagggagggggggagcccGCCACTCACTTCAAGAGCTCCGGTCCGGTGAACATCATGAGGTCGTGGAGGGCCTTGAAGAGGAAGCTCATGAGGAAGTAGGGCCCAAAGGTCTTGTAGAGCACCCGGGAGAGGGAGGGCTCCCTGGTCCGAGTGGGGGGTCCCAGGATCAGCGCCTCCCCCTCCTCCGCCCCCTCTGAGCTGGGGTCACCCCCTTTGGCCGGCTTCCTGGGCGAGTAGCGCATGGGGCTCAGGAGCCTGCGGAGGCAGAAGTGGTGGGGTCAACACAGAGGCCTCTTGGGGGCTGCTCCCCAAACACCTGCTAAGGtcatcaaccccccccccttcaggatcagccccccccccccagcacctccacACCTCTGGCCACAACCACCAGTCACACTGGGAGCGGCAGCCACAAGACGTGGGCGGACAAGGGACCCCCTCGCGCCCCCCACCCCAATTAGCCCTGGAACCACCCTGGGGGCTGTGGATCATCCACTTAATTgaagggctccaaggcgggggcAGGAGCCTCTCCCGCCCCCCAAATTGGCTCTCTCCGTGGCAGGGGGGGCACTGAAGAGCCGGGGGGGGACAAGAGGCCTGTGTGCAGGTGTGGCCAGTGTCGCACGCAagcccccccaccctcccccgcGTTCAAAGCAGAGCCGAGCGCCTAGCGCCTTCCGCGGGCAACACCCACCTCCTGGCCCAGGCGTACTCACGGGCCCAGTGGGCCACCAGGCCGGG contains:
- the LOC139172395 gene encoding multidrug resistance-associated protein 1-like: MPGLRGELGGQPGLRPPSLPDLPAFLQDWNLTWYTEQPDVTPCFQHTVLAWTPCLYLWVGFPLYFVYLRRHDRGYIQMSHLNKAKTALGLLLWLVCWADLGYSFWERHHHVVRAPVFLISPTVLGITMLLATFLIQYERVKGVQSSGVMLLFWLIATLCAAVVFRSKTMRAFCPDAEIDAFRYTTFYAYFALVLIEFVLCCFPEPPPLFSENVQGPNPCPESGASFLSKITFWWISGLMIHGYRKPLEAKDLWSLNKEDRSGEVVPGLVAHWAREYAWARRLLSPMRYSPRKPAKGGDPSSEGAEEGEALILGPPTRTREPSLSRVLYKTFGPYFLMSFLFKALHDLMMFTGPELLKLLINFVNDKSAPSWQGFFYTGLLFLAAGLQTLILHQYFHICFVTGMRLKTAVIGAIYRKALVISNSARKTSTVGEIVNLMSVDAQRFMDLATYINMVWSAPFQVMLALYLLWQNLGPSVLAGVAVMLLLVPVNAVIAMKTKTYQVAHMKSKDSRLKLMHEILSGIRVLKLYAWELAFKRKVLVIRQEELQVLKKSAYLAAIGTFTWVCAPFLVALSTFAVYVSVSEKNVLDAQKAFVSLALFNILRFPLNILPMVVSSIVQASVSLKRLRVFLSHEELDPDSVTRGTLRSGGSHSVSVKSASFSWSRTEPPLLTSINLAIPDASLVAVVGQVGCGKSSLLSALLGEMEKQEGHVSLRGSVAFVPQQAWIQNATLRENILFGRQLDGRLYRRVVEACALLPDLELLPSGDQTEIGEKGVNLSGGQKQRVSLARAVYADTDIYLLDDPLVGRGCPRREAPLRQSHRAEGAPEKQDADPGDARGQLPAPDGHHRRAVRREDLRDGVVPGAAEAGQGLRGVPAHVCRGRPQRGWRRDPQPGPKGGEAAGERGPGQRKHGPNEEQ